Below is a genomic region from Delftia tsuruhatensis.
GAGCAGAACAGGTAGCCCTTGGGATTGGTCACCGCCACCAGGAAGGACTTGAAGAGGACGGTGCGGGCGCTGTAGCCGTCCACACCGCCGTCACCCTCGGGCGCCGACAGCGAGCCGCCCTGGCTGCGCAGCATGCGCAGGCCCAGCCAGGCCAGGTAGGCCGCGCCCGCCCACTTGACCACCGAGAACCAGAAGTCCGAGGCCGCGAGCAGGGCTCCCAGGCCCAGCGCGACCGCCCCCACCAGCACGAAGTCCGACAGCACGGCGCCCAGCATGCCTGGCAGGGCGCGGCGCACGCCGTGGCGCGAGCCATTGGCCAGGGCCAGCAGCACGGTGGGGCCGGGGGTGATGATCGCGATCAGTGCGACCAGGGAGAAGACGAGCAGGGTGGCGAGGGTCATGTCAGCAAAGTGGGGTGCGATGGCAACAGCCTGCCACTGTGCCAGCTTTCCCCACGCGATGCAGCCCCCTGCCGGTCGCTGCGGGGGATTCAGTCGCTGCCCACGCCATCGGCGCCGAACACCGGGCCGCGCGTGCCGGGCACCCAGCCCGGATAGGTTTCCATCACTTCGGCGAACAGGGCCGAGTCGATCCAGCGCTGCAGCCAGGCCTGCAGATGCGGCCAGGGCTGCTCGTTCCATTGGGCTTCGTCGATGCGCGCGTACTGGCGCACGAAGGGGCGCAGCGCCATGTCGGCCAGGCCGGGGTTCTGCCCGAACAGGTAGCCCGAGGCCTCGAGTCGGTCATCGAGTCCGGCCAGCCAGGTCAGGGCGTCGGCCTGGGCCTGGTTGACCTCTTCGGCCGTGTAGCGCTCGGGGTATTTGCAGCGGTCCAGGGCCTGCTTGAAGAAGCCGTCGTTGCGCTCGACCAGGGCCAGCATGTCGTCCAGCGCGCCGCTGGTGGGGGCCAGCCAGCCATCGGGATCATTGGCGCGCAGTGCGTGCAGCATGATCTCCAGGCTCTGCTCGATCACGCGCCCGTCCTCCAGCACCAGCACGGGCACCGTGGCCTTGGGCGAGGCGTCGAGCAGCGCCTGCGGCTTGTTGCGCAGATTGACTTCGCGCAGTTCGCAGGCGAGGCCTGCATGGGCCAGCGCCAGGCGTGCGCGGATGGCATAGGGGCAGCGGCGGAACGAGTAGAGAACCGGCAGGGTCTGGGTCATGGGCGAGTGGGAAGCGGAGGTGGCGTGCCAGGGCGAAAGCGCCAGATAATAGCGCTGGCCACGAAAAGCCGTGGTCCCGGCCTCTAGGAACCCAGCTGCGCCAGCAGCCATTGCCGGAAAGTCCCGAGCGCCGCGCTGGGCGCGCGCGAGCGCAGGTGGGTCAGCCAGTAGGCGCCCGTGTCCACCTCCTGCGCGAAGGGCCGCACCAGCCGGCCCTGCTGGAGCAGGTGCTGGAACATGCGCGCCGGCAGCAGGGCCACGCCCGCGCCCTGGGCGGCCGCCTCGGCCAGCGTCAGGGAGGAGTCGAACATGGCACCGCGTGCCGGCGGGGCGTCCTGGTCCAGCGTGGCGAACCAGCTTTCCCATTCCTGCAACCGGTAGGAGCGCAGCAGCGTCTGTCCGGCCAGGTCGGCGGGCTGGCGCAGGCGCCGGGCCAGCGCCGGGGTGCACATGGGCGTCAGTGGTGCGCGCAGCAGCATCTCGGCCCGCGTGCCCTGCCATGCGCCATCACCGAAGCGCACGGCCGCATCCAGCCCTTCGCCGGCCAGGTCCACGCGGTTGTTGTGCGTGAGCAGGCGCAGGTCGATGTAGGGGTGCTGCTGCTGGAACTGCTCCAGCCGGGGAATCAGCCAGCCGATGGCGAAGGTTCCGACCACGCCTACGGTGAGGATCTCGCGCGGGCGCGGCTCGGCCACCTGCTGCAGCGACTGCTCCAGGCGCGCGAAGCTCTCGGCCACGGACGGCCACAGGGCGTGGCCTTCGTCGGTCAGCGCCAGCCCCCGAGGCAGGCGCCGGAACAGCGGCTTGCCCAGGCGCTCCTCGAGCTTGCGGATGTGCTGGCTGACGGCGGCCTGGGTCACGCACAGCTCGTCGGCTGCCCGCGTGAAATTGAGGTGGCGCGCGGCGGCATCGAACATGCGCAGGGCGTTGAGGGGCAGTTGCATGGCGGAGCCTATAGTTTTTCTAGGGGATGCCGCCAATTATTCACGCTGGTGGGCCTGGCGGCGCGGCGCTATCGTTGCGTTCGTCATCTGCAAGGGAAAAGGAAGAACAATGCAAAGACGTGATTTTCTGAGGGCTGGCACCGTGACGGCCGGCGCTCTGGGCGGGCTCGCGGGCTGCGCTGCGCCATCAGGAAAACAGGGGGCTGCCGACCGGGCTTTCGCGCAGGAGCTGGCACGTATCGAACAGGGCGTCGGCGGGCGCCTGGGGGTGGCGGTACTGGACGCTGGCACCGGTGCCAGCGTCGATCACCGTGGCGACGAGCGCTTTGCCATGTGCAGCACCTTCAAGCTGCTGCTGGCCGCCCAGGTGCTGCACCGCGTGCAGCAGGGCGACGAACGCCTGTCACGCCGGGTGCACTATGCCCGCTCCCGGCTGGTTCCCTACTCGCCGGCCAGCGGACCGCGTTCCGGCGACGGCGGCGGCATGACCATCGCCGAGATGTGCGAGGCGGCGGTGGTGCTCAGCGACAACACGGCGGCCAACCTGCTGCTGGATGCCAGTGGCGGACCGCAGGCGCTGACGCAGTGGCTGCGGGCCAGCGGCGATCCGACCACCCGCCTGGACCGCATGGAGCCTGAGCTCAATGAAGGCCTGCCCGGCGACGAGCGCGACACCACCACGCCCTTGGCCATGGCCCGGGGCATGCAGCGGCTGTTGCTGGGCTCGGTGCTGGAGGGCCATGGCCGCGCGCTGCTGCAGCAATGGCTGGAGGCCAGCCGCACGGGCGACAAGCGCCTGCGCGCGGGCATGCCCGCCACATGGCGAGTCGGCGGCAAGACGGGGACGGGCGAGCGCGGCACCGCCAACGATGCCGTCATCGCCTGGCCCACGCCCCAAAGCGCACCGCTGCTGGTGACCGGCTACCTCACCGAATGCCCGGCCGACGCGCCGCAGCGCGATGCGGCGCTGGCAGCGGCCGGCAAGGCGGCTGCGCGCTGGCAGGCAGCGGTGAAAGGCTGATCAGAGCTTCTTGACCAGGACCTGACTTTTACGGTCCCAGTTGTACTTGGCCTTGCGCGCCTCGGGCAGCCAGTCCGGGTCCACGGGCTGGAAGCCGCGCTTGATGAACCAGTGCATGGTGCGCGTGGTCAGCACGAACAGGCTGTCCAGGCCCTGGGCCTTGGCGCGCTGCTCGATGCGCTTGAGCAGCTTCTCGCCATCGCCCGTGCCCTGGCTCTTGGGCGAGACCGTGACGGCCGCCATCTCGGCGGTCTTGGCACTGGGGTAGGGATAGAGCGCGGCGCAGCCGAAGATCACGCCGTCGTGCTCGATGATGGTGTAGTGATTGATGTCGCGCTCGATCTCGGTGCGGCTGCGCTTGACCAGTGTGCCGTCCCTCTCGAAGGGCTCGATCAGCTGGATGATGCCGGCCACGTCGTCGGGCGTGGCCTCGCGCAGCTCCTCGAGCTTCTCGTCAATGACCATGGTGCCGATGCCATCGTGCACATAGATCTCCAGCAGCAGGGCGCCGTCGATGGCGAAGGGCAGGATGTGGCTGCGCTCCACGCCATGCTCGCAGGCATGCACGCAGTGCTGCAGGTAAAAGCCCGTGTCCGTGGGTTGCTCTGGCGTGGGCAGCTCGGCCAGCATGCGGCGGGCCGTGGCCAGGGGCAGCTCGGTGTCGATGGGGTTGGTCTCGTCGGCCGGGCCTGCGGGGTCCAGGCGGATGCCGGGCACCTCGGTCAGGAAGATCAGCTTGTCGGCCTTGAGCTCGATGGCCACGCGCGTGGCCACCTCTTCCATGCTCAGATTGAAGGCCTCGCCCGTGGGCGAGAAGCCGAAGGGCGACATCAGCACCATGGCGTCCATGTCCAGCGCGCTGCGGATGCCGGCCACGTCGACCTTGCGCACCAGGCCCGAATGCTTGAAGTCCACCCCGTCCACGATGCCCACGGGCCGCGCGGTCAGGAAGTTGCCCGAGATGACGCGCACGCGCGCGCCGGCCATGGGTGTGTTGGGCAGGCCCTGGCTGAAGGCGGCCTCGATCTCGTAGCGCAGCTGGCCCGCGGCCTCCTGGGCACAGTCCAGCGCTACCGAATCGGTGATGCGCACGCCACGAGAGTACCGGGCTTCATGGCCCTTGGCGGCCAGCTGTTCGTTGACCTGGGGGCGAAAGCCATGCACGAGCACGATCTTCACGCCCATGGCCTGGATCATGGCCAGGTCCTGGACGATGGAGCCGAGCTTGCCCGATGCGATGGCCTCGCCCGTCAGCCCCACCACAAAGGTCTGGTGTCGGAACTTGTGGATATAGGGAGCCACGGACCGGAACCAGGGGACGAAGGTGAAGTTGAAGACGGTGGACATGGTGATCAGTGGGAGCATCGGGCCGATGCCGGGCAGAAAAAAAGGCCTGCGGTCGGTCCCCATCACGGGCGCGCTCGCGCAGGCAGGCGCCAGTGTAGCGGCACGGGACGGTGCCTGCGCCAAGAAACAGCAGCGACTGCGGCATGAATGGCACATCGCGCTACCCCGGCGGCCCTGCACAGGTGCTTGTCCGACGAGGCAGGGGCAGCAAGCCCATGTAAGCTTCGCCACCATTGGTGAACACCGCAAGGCGTCCAACCCTTCATGACATCGAGCGCTTCCCCGTTCTTCCCATTGCGCGCATCGCCCGCGCACCTGTCGCCATGGCTGGCGGCGCTGGGTCTGGCCTGTGGTCTGGCCCAGGCGCAGCCCCCATCGCAGCCGCAGCCGGCCACGATGAGCTTCGTGCAGGCCCGCCAGTCCCTGCTGGAGCGATCCGACCAGCTGGCCGCGTCCGCGAAGGCCGTGGAAAGCGCCCGGCTGCGGCGCCTGGGCACCGAGGGCCTGGGCGGCCCTTCCGTCGCCATCACGGGCCTGGGCTATCGCTATTCGGCCAATGCCGACATCGACCTCGATCCCGCGCGGCGCACGCTCGATGGCGTGCTCGGCCAGTTGCCGCCGTCCGTGGGGCCGGCCATTCCGTCGCTGCCGCAGCTGCCCACCTCCTATGCGCTGCAGCGCAAGGCCAGCAATGCCTCGGCCAGCCTGTCCCTGGTCTGGCCCTTGTACCTGGGCGGCCTGTCCGATGCCGTGCGCAGCGGCCTGGATGCGGCCACCGACGAGGCCCTGGCCGATGCCGCCAGCAGCAGCCAGGCCCTGCATTCGCTGCTGGTGCAGCGCTACTTCGGTGCCCAGCTGGCCGAGCGCGCCGCCCGACTGCGCGAACGCGCGCTCGAAGGCGTGCGATCGCATGACGCGGCGGCGCAAAGCATGCTCAAGGCCGGCGTGATCTCCCAGCTCGAACGGTTGCAGGCCAGGGCGGCACTGGCCGATGCCGAGCAGCAGGCGCGCAAGTCGCGCGACGATGCCGAGCTGGCCGCGGCCGCGCTGGCGCGGACCATCAAGGCCCGGCGGCAGGTGCTGCCCAGCACGCCGCTGTTCGTCAGCAGCCAGCCGCTGCCGCCGCTGGACGGCTTCATCGCCACCGCGCAGGCGCGCCATCCGGGCCTGGACAAGGTTCAGGCCAAGAAGCGCCAGGCCGAGTCGCTGCACGATGCCCAGGAGGCGCTGCGCCGTCCCCAGGTGCTGGCCTTCGGCTCGCGCGAGGTCAACACCGGCGGCAAGCCCAACTGGGTGGCCGGCGTGGCCGTGCGCTGGACGCTGTGGGACAGCCTGGACCGCGACGCGCTGGCCGCGTCCTCGCAGCGCAAGATCGAGCAGGCCGAGCTGACCCAGACCCAGGCGCTCAGCGACATCGCGCTGCTGGTGGAAAAGAACTGGCTGGGCGTGGAGCAGGCGCGACGCCAGTACCAGTCCCGGCAGGCCCAGGAGGACCTGGCGCGCGAGCTGCTGCGGCTGCGCGAGGCCGGGCTCAGGGAAGGCACGAGCACCACGCTGGACCTGATCGATGCGCGCCTGAATCTCGCCAAGGTCCAGACCCAGCGCGCCGAGGTGGCCAACCAGTACGTGCAGGCCCTGGCCGCCTTGCTGGAGAGCACCGGCCAGAGCGAAGAGTTCGACCGATTCATGGCCCAGGCCGACATACAGATCCCCTCCGACGCACCATGAGCACCGCCACACCCGACACTTCCCGCCATGCCCCCGACGGGCCGCCCGCCGCCGGGCCGGCGCGCAGGCGCCCCTGGCTGGCCATCGCCATCGTGCTGGCCGTGCTGCTGCTCGTGGCCTGGGGCTTCTGGCGCGCGGCCCAGCCCGCCCCACTGTATTTCCAGGGCCAGATGGAAGCGCGCGAGACCGATGTCGCGCCCAAGGTCACGGCGCGTATCGCCAAGGTGCTGGTCACCGAGGGCCAGAAGATCCAGGTCGGCGATCTGCTCATCGAGATGGACAGCCCCGAAGTGCGCGCCAAGCTGGCCCAGGCCGAGGCCGCGCGCGATGCCGCCCAGGCCCAGGCCGACAAGGCACAGGCCGGCGCCCGACCCGAGGAAGTGCGCATGGCGCAACTGAACTGGCAGCGTGCCCAGACGGCGGCCGACCTGGCGCAGACCTCGCTGCGTCGCGTGCAAAGCCTGTATGACCAGGGCCTGGTCGCCGCCCAGAAGCGCGACGAGGCCGATGCCAACTGGCGCGCCTCGCGCGACCAGGCACTGGCGGCGCGCGCCCAGTACGAGATGGCTGCCTCGGGCGCGCGCCAGGAGGACCGCAGCGCGGCCCAGGCCCAGGCGCGCCAGGTGCAGGGCGTGGTCGCCGAGGTCGAGGCCGCGCGCGCCGAGACCGCGCTGCGCAGCCCCGTGGCCGGCGAGGTCGTCCAGGTGCTGGCCCGTCAAGGGGAGCTGTCGCCCCAGGGCGTGGCCGTGGTCACCGTGGTCGATCTGGCCGACCAGTGGGTGGTGCTCAATGTGCGTGAAGACCAGCTTGCCAGCTTCGCCCAGGGCAGCCGCTTCACGGGCCGTCTGCCCGCGCTGGACAACCGGACGGCCGCCTTCGAGGTCTATTACCTGGGCGTTCTGCCCGACTTCGCCACCTGGCGCGCCACGCGTGCGGGCCAGGGCTTCGATGCGCGCACCTTCGAAGTGCGGGCGCGGCCGGCCGAGCCCATCGCGGGCGCGCGGCCCGGCATGAGCGTGGTCGTCGAAGGCGGCCGCTGAGGCAACGGCCACCGTGAGCGTGCAGCGCCCCTCCACGCCGTTTTCGGCCAGCCTGCGGCGCGAAGTGCGGCTGCTGCGCGCACGGCCCTGGGACCTGGCCATGGTCAGCTGGGTGCCGCTGCTGGCGCTGCTGCTCATGGTCTGGATCTTCTCGGCAGGGCTGGTGCAGCGCCTGCCGATCGCTGTCTGGGACCAGGACCACAGCAGCCTGTCGCGCCAGCTGGTGCGCATGCTGGACGCCACGCCGGGACTGGCCGTGCAGTCCCAGGCCCTCAACGCCTCCGAGGCGCAGTGGGCGCTGCAGTCCATGGGCGCCTACGCCGTGGTCCAGATCCCGCCGGACTTCGCGCGCGACGTCAAGCAGGGGCGCGGCGCG
It encodes:
- the argA gene encoding amino-acid N-acetyltransferase; its protein translation is MSTVFNFTFVPWFRSVAPYIHKFRHQTFVVGLTGEAIASGKLGSIVQDLAMIQAMGVKIVLVHGFRPQVNEQLAAKGHEARYSRGVRITDSVALDCAQEAAGQLRYEIEAAFSQGLPNTPMAGARVRVISGNFLTARPVGIVDGVDFKHSGLVRKVDVAGIRSALDMDAMVLMSPFGFSPTGEAFNLSMEEVATRVAIELKADKLIFLTEVPGIRLDPAGPADETNPIDTELPLATARRMLAELPTPEQPTDTGFYLQHCVHACEHGVERSHILPFAIDGALLLEIYVHDGIGTMVIDEKLEELREATPDDVAGIIQLIEPFERDGTLVKRSRTEIERDINHYTIIEHDGVIFGCAALYPYPSAKTAEMAAVTVSPKSQGTGDGEKLLKRIEQRAKAQGLDSLFVLTTRTMHWFIKRGFQPVDPDWLPEARKAKYNWDRKSQVLVKKL
- a CDS encoding glutathione S-transferase; the protein is MTQTLPVLYSFRRCPYAIRARLALAHAGLACELREVNLRNKPQALLDASPKATVPVLVLEDGRVIEQSLEIMLHALRANDPDGWLAPTSGALDDMLALVERNDGFFKQALDRCKYPERYTAEEVNQAQADALTWLAGLDDRLEASGYLFGQNPGLADMALRPFVRQYARIDEAQWNEQPWPHLQAWLQRWIDSALFAEVMETYPGWVPGTRGPVFGADGVGSD
- a CDS encoding HlyD family secretion protein, with product MSTATPDTSRHAPDGPPAAGPARRRPWLAIAIVLAVLLLVAWGFWRAAQPAPLYFQGQMEARETDVAPKVTARIAKVLVTEGQKIQVGDLLIEMDSPEVRAKLAQAEAARDAAQAQADKAQAGARPEEVRMAQLNWQRAQTAADLAQTSLRRVQSLYDQGLVAAQKRDEADANWRASRDQALAARAQYEMAASGARQEDRSAAQAQARQVQGVVAEVEAARAETALRSPVAGEVVQVLARQGELSPQGVAVVTVVDLADQWVVLNVREDQLASFAQGSRFTGRLPALDNRTAAFEVYYLGVLPDFATWRATRAGQGFDARTFEVRARPAEPIAGARPGMSVVVEGGR
- a CDS encoding TolC family protein: MTSSASPFFPLRASPAHLSPWLAALGLACGLAQAQPPSQPQPATMSFVQARQSLLERSDQLAASAKAVESARLRRLGTEGLGGPSVAITGLGYRYSANADIDLDPARRTLDGVLGQLPPSVGPAIPSLPQLPTSYALQRKASNASASLSLVWPLYLGGLSDAVRSGLDAATDEALADAASSSQALHSLLVQRYFGAQLAERAARLRERALEGVRSHDAAAQSMLKAGVISQLERLQARAALADAEQQARKSRDDAELAAAALARTIKARRQVLPSTPLFVSSQPLPPLDGFIATAQARHPGLDKVQAKKRQAESLHDAQEALRRPQVLAFGSREVNTGGKPNWVAGVAVRWTLWDSLDRDALAASSQRKIEQAELTQTQALSDIALLVEKNWLGVEQARRQYQSRQAQEDLARELLRLREAGLREGTSTTLDLIDARLNLAKVQTQRAEVANQYVQALAALLESTGQSEEFDRFMAQADIQIPSDAP
- the bla gene encoding class A beta-lactamase gives rise to the protein MQRRDFLRAGTVTAGALGGLAGCAAPSGKQGAADRAFAQELARIEQGVGGRLGVAVLDAGTGASVDHRGDERFAMCSTFKLLLAAQVLHRVQQGDERLSRRVHYARSRLVPYSPASGPRSGDGGGMTIAEMCEAAVVLSDNTAANLLLDASGGPQALTQWLRASGDPTTRLDRMEPELNEGLPGDERDTTTPLAMARGMQRLLLGSVLEGHGRALLQQWLEASRTGDKRLRAGMPATWRVGGKTGTGERGTANDAVIAWPTPQSAPLLVTGYLTECPADAPQRDAALAAAGKAAARWQAAVKG
- a CDS encoding LysR family transcriptional regulator; its protein translation is MQLPLNALRMFDAAARHLNFTRAADELCVTQAAVSQHIRKLEERLGKPLFRRLPRGLALTDEGHALWPSVAESFARLEQSLQQVAEPRPREILTVGVVGTFAIGWLIPRLEQFQQQHPYIDLRLLTHNNRVDLAGEGLDAAVRFGDGAWQGTRAEMLLRAPLTPMCTPALARRLRQPADLAGQTLLRSYRLQEWESWFATLDQDAPPARGAMFDSSLTLAEAAAQGAGVALLPARMFQHLLQQGRLVRPFAQEVDTGAYWLTHLRSRAPSAALGTFRQWLLAQLGS
- a CDS encoding LysE family translocator — translated: MTLATLLVFSLVALIAIITPGPTVLLALANGSRHGVRRALPGMLGAVLSDFVLVGAVALGLGALLAASDFWFSVVKWAGAAYLAWLGLRMLRSQGGSLSAPEGDGGVDGYSARTVLFKSFLVAVTNPKGYLFCSALLPQFIDPAAAQAPQYIAIALVFALIDFLVMLAYAFAGSRAARLLRGRAVLWLDRLCGGMLLALAGSLAFYRRASN